The Dethiosulfovibrio peptidovorans DSM 11002 genome has a window encoding:
- a CDS encoding head-tail joining protein, with product MGSFRDHLTSTVEALFKGDWADTVVYNGSEIRAIIRKGRTATDGTGFGSDGSSTEGTLRIRLSDVDPCEGDEVVEADGKVWSVVREISRSMTTALLEIRTDRSFL from the coding sequence ATGGGATCTTTCCGGGATCACCTGACATCTACGGTGGAAGCCCTGTTCAAAGGTGATTGGGCCGACACGGTGGTCTATAACGGCAGCGAGATCCGGGCGATCATCCGCAAGGGCAGGACCGCAACCGATGGAACGGGCTTCGGGTCGGACGGTTCCTCCACGGAAGGAACTTTGAGGATAAGACTTTCCGATGTGGATCCCTGCGAAGGAGACGAGGTCGTCGAGGCCGACGGGAAGGTCTGGTCGGTGGTTAGAGAGATCTCCCGTTCCATGACGACGGCTCTGTTGGAGATCCGGACGGATCGGTCGTTTCTGTAA
- a CDS encoding DUF2190 family protein, with protein sequence MRTYVEIGGRMDYTPTEDVSVDDVVVLGGRIGVATTDIPAGKMGVLAVVGVFRLPAVTGTAFAPGEALYWDASAGSLTRDGTGNKPLAGYAWTPKVASANFGEVKID encoded by the coding sequence GTGAGAACTTACGTGGAGATAGGCGGCAGGATGGATTACACGCCGACCGAGGATGTGTCCGTAGACGATGTGGTCGTTTTGGGGGGAAGGATCGGAGTGGCCACTACCGATATACCGGCTGGGAAGATGGGAGTTCTGGCCGTGGTGGGGGTGTTCCGGCTGCCCGCCGTGACGGGGACGGCCTTCGCTCCCGGAGAGGCTCTTTACTGGGATGCCTCTGCCGGAAGCCTGACCAGGGACGGTACGGGGAACAAACCCCTGGCGGGGTATGCCTGGACTCCGAAGGTGGCTTCGGCGAACTTCGGAGAGGTGAAGATCGACTGA
- a CDS encoding prohead protease/major capsid protein fusion protein, protein MTYSRGCRSVQSEAGETYYREIAGVEANNVEESSRTVELSFSSESPVSRWGDVEYLSHDQGAADLKRLEEMGVLLWNHKSDVPIGSIEKVWIDESARKGRALVRFDDDEESDRIYRKVLAGSLKSVSVGYRVENWEKVPAGGTSSNGRFAGPCYVGTRWEGLEISIVSVPADPSVGVGRSVDEKGGDDGVKGNLSLPGDEVGNGAAPEPKRNDLAVNDGREENRSAADDLRNGERGNPSSGETVVRAIRAERERVAEIQEMGRSFDIDLGEFIRSGAELDTVRSEVMKKLKEMRQAISVPGRVTEDEKEKFRSAARDALLIRGGLPVEEPAAGSMDLRGYRLERMAEECLTRMGERVGGNPMEMIGRALTTSDLPVILGSVANVSLMEGWGVQEESYLKWMDDSGVVTDFKEHTGARAGEVDDLLPLPESGEYKSGSMGEESEAWKIGTFGRMFSISRQSIVNDALGVLTDIPRKMGEAARRKVADVGYQAFLDNPKMGDKKDLFCTHHGNLQPAAAFSFTDFEATLTALSLMVQAMKRQTDLSGKRRLNIIPKFLVVPVALELAARRFLKQTETPLSVDTAANKANGGGANPYAGAFELVSDPRLDDVSETAFYMAAEKGKTVKLFFLNGIKEPYLEQQQGWNVDGTSYKVRIDVGAKAMDWRGFQKNPGA, encoded by the coding sequence GTGACCTATTCCAGAGGTTGCAGGTCCGTACAGTCTGAGGCAGGAGAAACCTATTACAGAGAGATAGCCGGGGTCGAGGCTAATAATGTCGAGGAGAGCTCCAGAACGGTGGAGCTCTCTTTTTCGTCCGAGTCTCCGGTTTCTCGCTGGGGGGACGTGGAATATTTGTCTCACGATCAGGGGGCCGCCGACCTCAAACGGTTGGAGGAAATGGGGGTTTTGCTCTGGAACCACAAATCCGACGTTCCCATAGGATCGATCGAGAAGGTGTGGATAGACGAGTCCGCCAGAAAGGGCCGGGCTTTAGTCCGGTTCGACGACGACGAGGAAAGCGACAGGATCTACAGAAAGGTTCTGGCCGGATCTCTCAAGAGCGTATCGGTGGGCTACAGGGTGGAGAACTGGGAAAAGGTTCCGGCCGGTGGTACGTCCAGCAACGGTCGTTTTGCCGGGCCCTGTTACGTGGGCACCAGATGGGAAGGACTGGAGATTTCCATCGTGTCGGTTCCCGCCGATCCGTCGGTGGGGGTGGGACGGAGTGTCGATGAAAAAGGAGGAGATGACGGAGTGAAAGGAAATTTGTCTTTGCCCGGCGACGAAGTCGGGAACGGTGCGGCCCCGGAGCCTAAGAGAAACGACCTCGCCGTAAACGATGGGAGGGAGGAGAACCGGTCCGCTGCGGACGACCTCCGAAACGGCGAAAGAGGCAACCCTTCTTCAGGGGAAACAGTAGTCCGGGCTATCAGGGCCGAGCGGGAGAGGGTGGCGGAGATCCAGGAGATGGGAAGATCCTTCGATATCGATCTTGGCGAATTCATCCGTTCCGGTGCGGAACTCGACACGGTGAGATCCGAGGTCATGAAAAAGCTCAAGGAGATGCGGCAGGCAATCTCCGTTCCCGGCAGGGTGACGGAGGACGAGAAGGAGAAGTTCCGTTCCGCCGCCAGAGATGCGCTCCTGATCCGCGGCGGTCTGCCCGTAGAGGAACCTGCCGCCGGATCCATGGATCTGAGAGGCTACAGGCTGGAGAGAATGGCCGAGGAATGTCTGACCCGGATGGGCGAGCGGGTCGGGGGAAATCCTATGGAGATGATAGGCCGCGCCCTGACCACCTCGGACCTTCCCGTCATCCTGGGAAGCGTTGCGAACGTCTCTCTTATGGAAGGGTGGGGCGTTCAGGAGGAGAGCTATCTTAAGTGGATGGACGACTCCGGCGTCGTGACCGATTTCAAGGAACACACCGGGGCGAGGGCCGGAGAGGTGGACGATCTGCTTCCTCTGCCGGAATCAGGAGAGTACAAGAGCGGATCCATGGGAGAGGAGTCGGAGGCCTGGAAGATAGGGACCTTCGGCCGTATGTTCTCCATATCCAGACAGTCGATCGTAAACGACGCACTGGGCGTACTGACCGATATTCCCCGGAAGATGGGCGAGGCCGCCAGGCGCAAGGTGGCCGACGTGGGCTACCAGGCTTTTCTGGATAACCCCAAGATGGGCGACAAGAAGGATCTTTTCTGTACCCATCACGGAAACCTTCAGCCTGCGGCGGCTTTCAGCTTCACCGATTTCGAGGCCACTTTGACGGCGCTAAGCCTCATGGTGCAGGCCATGAAGCGGCAGACGGACCTTTCCGGAAAGAGGCGGCTGAACATCATTCCCAAGTTCCTGGTGGTGCCGGTGGCTCTGGAGCTTGCGGCCAGGAGGTTCCTCAAGCAGACCGAAACTCCTCTGTCGGTGGACACCGCGGCGAACAAAGCCAACGGAGGAGGAGCAAACCCCTACGCCGGAGCCTTCGAGCTCGTGTCCGATCCCAGATTGGACGACGTGAGCGAGACCGCTTTCTACATGGCCGCCGAGAAGGGCAAGACGGTGAAGCTGTTCTTCCTGAACGGGATCAAGGAACCCTATCTGGAACAGCAGCAGGGATGGAACGTGGACGGAACGAGCTACAAGGTGCGAATAGACGTGGGAGCCAAGGCTATGGATTGGCGCGGTTTCCAGAAGAACCCCGGGGCGTAG
- a CDS encoding phage portal protein has product MSWFGKAGYVLDRAVGLVAPGAGARRMDDRAKMEARWEKRNYDAARIDRYGSGWVAVNKRPDETDRVYRDRIRARARDLERNNGIAQSVLLAMERHVVGTGLRPQAKILDADGTENEKLNREIEALWEVWAKPKNCDITGHDGFYGLQRMMVRRMVTDGEIYPILTAPEDGFIPLQIQMMEADALATWMPRAKDKRIVSGVEVNEYWRPLAYWFYRDDMETSSFGRTTEAVRVDAGRVLPMFVKTRPQAVRGISQFAHVMGNIRDSGEYMDAELMAARIAACFAAFIKTGSGNTPSIGRNATVQDALGRDKNVTRLEPGIVNTLPDGADVEFANPTHPNTGASDFVALQQRLIGAGTGQSYEVVSRDVSRTNYSSARAASLEDEEGYKVLRQFMVERVLEPLWEAFVCACVLSGKLNIRDYFQRPEVYNRCRWVPPGRQWVDPLKEVSAITKEMEAGITTLQDVCASKGKDWREVLEQISREREYMTSLNLGGLAGSSGIGQEALSLMALDNGKGE; this is encoded by the coding sequence ATGTCGTGGTTTGGTAAGGCGGGTTACGTGCTGGACCGGGCCGTGGGACTGGTGGCTCCCGGAGCCGGTGCCAGACGTATGGACGACAGGGCCAAGATGGAGGCCCGATGGGAGAAACGCAACTACGACGCCGCCAGGATAGACCGCTACGGAAGCGGTTGGGTGGCGGTAAATAAAAGGCCGGACGAAACCGACCGAGTCTACAGGGATAGGATAAGGGCCAGGGCGAGAGACCTCGAACGGAACAACGGAATAGCTCAGAGCGTTCTGCTTGCGATGGAGCGTCACGTAGTAGGCACGGGGCTACGGCCTCAGGCTAAAATCCTCGATGCCGACGGAACGGAGAACGAAAAGCTGAACCGGGAGATAGAGGCCCTGTGGGAGGTGTGGGCGAAGCCGAAGAACTGCGACATAACCGGCCACGACGGGTTTTACGGTCTTCAGCGGATGATGGTCCGCCGTATGGTTACGGACGGAGAGATATACCCGATTCTCACGGCTCCGGAGGACGGATTCATTCCGTTGCAGATACAGATGATGGAGGCCGACGCCCTTGCGACCTGGATGCCCCGGGCGAAGGATAAGCGGATAGTTTCGGGAGTGGAGGTCAACGAGTACTGGCGTCCTCTGGCCTATTGGTTCTACAGGGACGACATGGAGACGTCCTCTTTCGGCAGAACAACCGAGGCGGTGAGAGTGGATGCCGGGCGGGTGTTGCCGATGTTCGTAAAGACCAGACCTCAGGCGGTGAGGGGCATAAGCCAGTTCGCCCATGTCATGGGCAATATCAGAGACTCGGGAGAGTACATGGATGCCGAACTGATGGCGGCCAGGATAGCGGCGTGTTTCGCCGCCTTCATAAAGACGGGAAGCGGGAACACTCCGTCGATAGGCAGGAACGCCACGGTCCAGGACGCCCTGGGCAGGGATAAGAACGTAACCAGACTCGAGCCGGGAATAGTGAATACCCTTCCGGACGGGGCGGATGTGGAGTTCGCCAACCCGACCCATCCCAACACCGGAGCCTCGGACTTCGTGGCTTTGCAGCAGAGACTGATAGGAGCGGGAACGGGGCAGAGCTACGAGGTGGTGAGCAGGGACGTCAGCCGAACGAACTACAGCTCGGCCAGGGCCGCATCCCTCGAGGACGAGGAAGGATACAAGGTGCTGAGGCAGTTCATGGTCGAGAGGGTCCTCGAGCCTCTATGGGAGGCCTTCGTCTGTGCCTGCGTTTTGTCCGGAAAGCTGAACATACGGGATTATTTCCAGCGTCCCGAGGTGTATAACCGGTGCCGGTGGGTTCCTCCCGGAAGGCAGTGGGTGGATCCTCTTAAAGAGGTATCGGCTATCACGAAGGAGATGGAGGCCGGAATAACAACCCTTCAGGATGTATGTGCCTCCAAGGGCAAGGATTGGAGGGAGGTGTTGGAGCAGATATCGCGAGAGAGGGAGTATATGACGTCCCTTAATCTCGGAGGTCTTGCCGGATCTTCCGGGATAGGGCAGGAGGCTCTTTCGTTGATGGCTCTGGATAACGGGAAAGGAGAGTGA